The stretch of DNA AGTGCGGGGCAAGATTGCTGACGGCAGAAGAACGGCAGGTCCTGCTGGAAGTGGCTGCGGGAGCAGAGGCAGTTCAGCAGCCGGGTATGGCGGCACATCGGCGGGGGGAAACGCTTTCGAGCCAGGACGACAAGACAGGGGCAAAAGGGAAGACTTCGGGAGCAGGGCGCGCGTTTCTTTGGCTGATACCCTTGCTGCTTGCGGGAAGTGTGGGTCTGGCGCTTACGATGTATTACAACTATGAGCAGTCGTTGAACCGTGAGGTGACGGCATTACAGCAGCGGGCACAAAAAGAAGCTTTGGCCGGACACTATTCGTCGGCTGTTCAGTTACTGGAAGAGGCCGAGGGGAAACGGCCCCGTTACACTGCGCTTCGCCAGGACCGCGAGCTTACTGCCAAGGCGGCGGAGCTGCAGCTGCAGCTGGAGAAGGCCTCGGGACAGCTGAAGGAGCAGAAGCTGGACGCCGGCGAAAAGGCGCTGAACCATATCGCCAATATGGTAAACAAACGGCAAGAGCCGCTGTTCGCTCCGCTTAAGAAGCAGCTTGCTGCGGGTCAGGTGAAGCTGGCGGTGCTGAAGGTAAAGAGCGAGTTGGACAAGCTGAACACGGTGGATGCGTTGGCCGAGAAGCTGGATACGGTGAGCGGCCTTTCCGGCCAAGAGGCTGCGGCTGTAAAAGCGCAGATCATCGGCAAAATCGTCGGCATCAGCTATGCGGCGGCTGAGCGTAAGCTTCGGGACAAAGACTTTGTCGGAGCCATGGCAGAGGTGGACAGCGGTCTGCTCTACGCCGCGGACAACAAGAAGCTGATTGCATACCGGAAGCAGATTGCGGATGCCAAGAAGGAGTTTGAACGAGCGGAGGCGGAGCGAATCCAGCTTGCCGAGCAGAAAGCGGCGGAAGAGGACCTGAATAACCGGACGGCCGCGGTGGATGTATCCGGCCTGCATGTGGTGCTGGATGATTACGGTGATTTGCAAATCAGCGGAACGGTCACCAACAAGGCGACCCGGCCGATTTATTCGGTGAGCATCAATCTCGACATCTACGATTCTTCAGGGTCGTATCTGGGGAATACCTATGCTGGCGTATCTCCGTATCATCTGGAGCCGGGAGAGACGGGCGATTTCACCACTTGGTATTATGGGGTATACAGCCAAGCCCAAGCCTCTGTCGTCAACGCAACCTGGTATTTGGAGTAGGAGGGCCGGATAATGAGTAAAGGGATATGGATAAGCATGATCGCCTGCCTGCTGATCGCGGGCGCCGGAGCGGGAGGTACATATTGGATTCATCAATCGGCCGAGCGCGACTTGAATGAGGGTCCGCTGCTGGCAGCAGCGGGACAGACGCAAACCGCCGCACAGCCTGCGGCCGCTAAAGCGAAGAAGACACGCAAAGAGATTATTGAAGACAGCCAGAAGCGGGTCGTAACGATTGAAAGCGGGGAAGGGCTCGGTTCGGGATTTCTGTATAACGGCAAAGGAGATTTACTGACGAACGCGCATGTAGTGGCCGGTTCCCGGGACGTAACGGTGCGGACGATGAGTCACAAGGAATACAAGGGGAAGGTTATCGGGATTGGCACGGATACGGATGTGGCGGTCGTCCGCGTGACGGAGCTTAAGGCTACCCAGCCGCTGCAGATTGCCCGCAGTAATAAAGCGGAGATTGGCGATGAGATTTTGGCGCTAGGCAGTCCCCTCGGACTGGAGAATACGGTCACGACAGGCATCATCAGCGGTCTCGGCCGCAGCTTTGATATCGAGCCTTACACTTACAGCAATCTGTACCAGATTTCCGCGCCGATCGCACCCGGCAACAGCGGCGGTCCGCTGGTAAGCGCGGAGACGGGCGACGTACTGGGGATTAACTCCGCATCCGCCACCGATGAAGCGGGGATCGGATTCAGCATTCCGATTGCCAGTGTGCTGAAGCAGGCGGAAGCATGGTCGGAGCATCCGATGTCGGAGCTTCCGGACGTAAGCAGTGACGATAGTGACGATTACGATGGAAGAGATACGCTGGCGGACAGCCAGAGTACTGTAGCTTCTTTTTATCAAAGTCTGAACGCCGGCGATTACGTCACGGCTTATTCCCTGCTCGGCAGCGATTGGCAGAGCAAGACTTCCTATGAAGATTTCCGCAGCGGTTATTTGAAGACCGGCTATATTTCCATAGGGACCTTAACTGCCGAAGAGCAGGACGGCGGCGCTATGGTCAGCGTTGATATTACGGCCGAAGAACGCCGCGATACGGGGACCGTATACCAGACTTACCGGATGAGCTATTCGGTGGGGTATGAGAACGGTAATCTGAAGATTTTGCATGGCAAGGGCAAGAAAGTGGATTAAAAAAGGGCCATAGCCCCGCTGTTTCAGATAAGAACAGGCGGGCTATGGCTTTAAGTGTTAGCATGGTCGGAATTGAAAGTTGCAGTTATGCTGCGTCAGGCTCTCAGTAAGAACCTTCGGCGATCATGATGTCGCGCTCCAGGTCGGCTACGGATAAATCCTGTTTCAGATAAACGTCATCCTGCGGCAGCGCGAGCTGAAAATCGGTGCAGCTGCAAATGGCGATTTCACCCCCCTCCAGCACAAAATCCAGCACATGTCCTCCTCCGTCACGGGCCTCATTGATAAAATGCAAATGATATCCGGCCACTGCGATCCCTTGTGCGAAAGCGGGAGTCCAGAACCCGGCGATTACTCCGTCCACATCGGCAAAATGAAACGACGGCTGGGACTTTGTGACCTCTACAAAAGGCGGATACGGTTTATCCTGATGCGGAACGGTGCGGGTGTGAACCTCCCGGAAATGCCCGTCGATTCGGATCGCATGAAACAGATTCGGGCTGGGAACCAGATCGTCCAGCATCTTCTCCAGCTCTTGACGGGTTACCGTCCGATTCAGCGGAGCGGTCTGCTGCTGTTCAAAAAAGGTGACGGAAGAGAATGGCGTGGTTTCGTCAAGACTGACTTTTTTGGCCGTTCCGTCGGGATATAAGTGAAAGAATTGATCGTCAAAGGCAATCATTTCGCCGTCCAATTGATGAAATGTACCGATGCCGAAATCACCGTGCTTTTTCAATTCTCCAAAAGTGACCGTTCCATCGTACAAACCGCTGAGCAGTGCAATCATGGTTGAGGCTTGATAGATTACATGATTATCCATTTGTCTGCAGCTCCCTTTTTTGGATGATATGAAATAATAATATCAGTTTGCCTTATCAGGCAGCAGCTTTTCCCCGAGCTTGGCGCTGTCTCTGTAGTCAATCGGGATATCGACCACCACAGGGCCTATTTGATCGAGAGCGCAGCGCAGTACTTCTTCCAGCTGCTCCGGCCGATTAACCCGCAGCCCCACCGCACCGAAGCTTTCGGCATATTGGACAACATCAATACTGCCAAAGTCTACACCCGAGGTTCTGCCGTACTTGGCCATTTGCTGGAATGCGACCATATTATAGGCGCCGTCGCTCCATACAATATGAACGATTGGAAGCTTAAGGCGGACCGCCGTCTCCAGTTCCATGGAGGAAAACAGAAACCCGCCGTCCCCGGATATGGAGATGGCTTTTTCACCCGGACGCACCAGTGAAGCGGCAATGGCCCAAGGCATAGCTACACCGAGGGTTTGCATGCCGTTGCTGAAGAGCAGACGGCGGGGTTCATAGCAGCGGAAATAACGAGCCATCCAGATATAGTGTGAACCGACGTCACAGGTGACCGTCACCTGATCGTCAATCAGCCTTCGCAAGGTAAGAATAAAATCCAGCGGGTGAACAAGCTCTGAGTGGGGAGAGCGGACGTCATTTTCGTCCTGATCCAGCTTCTGCTGGAGTTCTTTCAGTAAGGAGAGCGATTCGGGGGGGAATAGAAGGCCTTGTAAATGCGAAGCTAACGCTTCGACGGTTAAGACAATGTCGCCGATTAACTCGATTCGCGGCTGGTAATCATGGTCAAAGTCCGCCTGCCGGTTATCCAGATGATACACTTGCCGGACGCCTTCACGATTCCAAAGATGAGCATCGTACTCGATCGGATCATAGCCAATAGTCAGAACTACATCGGCTTCTTTCAGCAGAAGATCGCCCGGCTGGTTGCTGAACAGACCGACTCTGCCCATAAAATGCTCTTCCAGATCACGTGAGATTACACCGGCAGCCTGGAAAGTCTCAACGACTGGAATATCAGTGCCGCGGATTAGATTTCGGATAGCTGAGGTTACTTCCGGTGAACTTGCTTTCATGCCGAGCAGAATAACCGGAAGTTTGGCCTTGCGTATATTGGCGGCGACGGCTTCGACAAGTTCAGAGGGGGCGGCGCCAAGCTGAGGAGTAGTCAGAGGCCCAAAATTGAAGGGTACCGCTTCGTCGAGCAGCACATCCATCGGCAGGCTGACAAATGCCGCTCCCGGCTGGGCGGTGGAAGCCTCGCGGAACGCATTCGTAATCGCTTCGGCGACATTGTTCGGATGTTCAACTTCCACGCTGTATTTCGTAACCGGTTTAAACAAACCGGCATTGTCCATAGATTGGTGCGTATGCTTCAACCGGTCTGCCCGGGAGACGGCTCCTGCGAGTGCCACAACCGGGTCGCTTTCGGAGTTGGCCGTTGCTAGTCCCGTGACCAGATTGGAGGCGCCCGGACCGGAAGTGACCAGGCATACCCCCGGCTTTCCGGTTAAGCGGCCGACAGCCGCCGCCATAAAAGCGGCATTCTGCTCATGCCGGCAAACAATAAGCTCCGGTCCCCGTTCCCGCAAAACATCAAATACGGAATCGATTTTGGCTCCGGGAATTCCGAAAATGTACGGAACCCCTTGCGATATCAAACTGTCAACAACCAGATTGGCACCATTTGTTGCGGCGATTGCTGTAGAGATTTTTGAATTTGCTTCCGTGCTCATCCTATCCATCTCCTTGTCTCTGAAATCTTTGAAAATGCAATTCATTTTCTCTATTTCCATGTATATACAGAAAACGTGACGCCAACATCTATTATATTCCCAAAAAAAGTAAAATCAAGTGAAAAAATTCAAATGAATCATAGAAAAATCAGCATAGATCTTCGCAGTTTCATTTGACGCGATCTTCAATTAAGAAGCCAATACCGACAATGTCTGTGGTATAGTGAAAGCATGAATCACAGGACAAAGGGGGCTTAGTATGATGATTGCAACAACGATGATTATCCGGCTGGATATCGAGAAGTCGGTTGCTTCCTTCGGGGATGTCGCTTCCGGAATTGCCGCGGCGGGCGGGGATATTGTCGCCATAGACGTCATTCGCGCGGGCAGGGAGATAACGACCAGGGATATTACGGTGAATGTGCTGGACGCCGGCAATGAAGAAATTATCCGCGTATTGTCGGATATGCCGGGAATTAAAGTGGTCAATGTATCCGACCGGACATTCCTGGCCCACCTTGGCGGCAAAATCGAGATTATCCCGAAGCTGCCAATCAAAAACCGCGAGGATTTATCCCAGGTCTACACGCCCGGGGTGGCTAGGGTCAGTATGGCTATCGCGGAGGATAACTCGAAAGCGTATACATTGACGATGAAGCGCAATACGGTAGCGGTCGTGACCGATGGAACGGCGGTGCTGGGCCTGGGGGACATCGGGCCGGAAGCCGCCATGCCGGTAATGGAGGGCAAAGCGATGCTGTTCAAGCAGTTGGCCGGAATCGACGCTTTTCCGCTTTGTCTCGATACGAAAGATCCGGATGAGATCATCAGAATCGTCAAGGCGGTCTCACCCGGCTTTGGCGGCATCAACCTGGAGGATATCTCCTCACCGCGCTGCTTTGACATCGAACGGAGGCTTGCGGAGGAGCTTGATATTCCCGTATTCCATGACGATCAGCACGGTACGGCGGTCGTCGCCTTGGCAGGACTATTGAACGCGCTTACATTGGTTGGCAAGACACTGGAGACGGCCAAAATCGTCGTCGCCGGCATCGGCGCGGCGGGAGTCTCCATCTGCAATCTGCTGCTGGCTGCCGGAGCCGGGCATGTGTGCGCGGTCGACCGGGAAGGCATTCTTTGCAAGGGTGTGCCCTATACCAACGAGGAATGGCGGATTCTTGCCTTCTCTACCAATCCCGAGGGGATCCAAGGTCTGCTGGGAGAAGCGGTGAAGGGGGCGGATGTGTTCATTGGAGTTGCCGGAGGCGGCATCCTGAATGTCGAGCATGTCCAAAGCATGGCTCAAGACAGCATCGTCTTCGCGATGGCGAATCCCATTCCGGAAATACAGCCGGAGCTGGCAGAGCCTCATGTGCGTGTTATGGCGACGGGCAGAAGCGATTATCCGAACCAGATCAACAATGTGCTGTGCTTTCCCGGCTTGTTCCGGGGTGCTCTAGACTGCCGGTCCAGAACCGTCAATCTGGAGATGAAGCTGGCGGCCGCCCGAGCGATCGCGGCGGTGGTTCAGCCGGATGAAATCAACGAGCTGTACATTATCCCGAGTATTTTTAATGAAAAAGTGGTGGAGCACGTGCGCGGCGCGGTTATTGAGGCGGCGATCCGAACCGGATCAGCGCGCAGAATACCGCCGGATTTTTCGGGGTGGCAGGAGAAATAAGACAAGCGGTCCGACCTGCGGCGCCTAAGCAGCGGCCCTCTGAAACCATAAGATGGGCGATAGGGCTGCATGGGAAAGGTGATTTGGCTTTTCAGTGCGTATCAGATCCTGAAATAAGGAACGGTCATGTGCAGAAAGAAAGATAAACGCAAATAACCCTGCCCGGTTGTGGCGGGTATTTTTTTGTTAAGGAAACATTTCCTCGCCGAGATTCTATTCATTTACAGAATTAACAACAACGGGTACACTTAATGAAAATTTGCTTGCGCAAAGGAGATGAAGATCCCATGTATCAACAACCAGGTATCTTTTATGGGGGCGGGCTTAGCCCTTTGCTTTTTATCGGGTGGCTGATATCCATTGGATTGGGGATTTATGTGTTTGTCTTGTTCGTTAAACTTGCCCGTAGAGGAATCGAAGCCTTGGATTTGTATATATACGCTAAAAACCGGGAGATACGCGATCGTTATGAATCCGTTAATCCGAGGGATTGATGCCTTGATTGTGATACAATAATAGCAATAGAAATTGGAGGTGGCGAAATGCGCTGGCAAGAAGTACAGGAACGGTTTCCGGCTGAATGGGTTGTTTTGGAGGCAACGAAGGCTCACTCCGATGGAGGTCATCGATATATTGAAGAAGTGGTTGTAATCGATACGTTTGCCGATTCTACGGAGGCTCTTCGCCGCTACAGCGAACTGCACCGGCAAGAACCTGACCGCGAATATTGCTTCTTCCACACCTCCCGACCGGAACTGATAGCGAGGGAACGTTATGTTGGAGTTCGAGGGCCGAGATGAATATAACTGAGGAATACGGATTGCCCTTTGTAAGAATAGTGATTGCTTTTAGGGGTAAAGAACTTGAACTGAATAAGATGCTGCTCGATACGGGATCGGCAAGTACGCTTTTCAATGCTGATTTGGTTCGGGAGATTGGGATTGTTCCTGAAGAAAATGATGTTGTGGATACCATTCGAGGAGTAGGTGGAGTGGAGTACGTATACACCAAATTCTTGGAAGCCATCCATTTCGATGGTCACTCGATTTCACATTTTCAGGTCGAGATTGGAAGCGTGGACTATGGTATGGAGATTGATGGTATTATTGGATTTGATTTAATGAAGGCAATTGGTCTAATAATCGATACGAATGAAATGACAGTCAACTTACATCTGTAGTGTGTATAAAATGCTGTATTCTGATGCTTGAAAGACTGTGAGGAAAAGAATAAAATGGTTAACCCCGCCAGGCCTGATGCCTGACGGGGCTGTATGTTTAAGAGTGAAATCGGCGGGACTTATGCTTTAGCCGCAAACTCCCGTGCCCGCAGCTCGACGCGGCGGATTTTACCCGAGCTTGTCTTCGGGAGGTCGGAGATAAACTCGATTTTACGCGGGTATTTATAGGGAGCCGTAATTTCCTTGGTATGGGCCTGCAGCTCTTTCGCAAGCTCCGGCGAGCCGGTGATTCCGTCCTTAAGCACCACAAAAGCTTTGACCACATGGCCCCGGATTGCATCGGGACTAGCTACGACCGCGCATTCTTTGACCAGCGGATGCTTCATCAGCGCTTCCTCCACCTCGAAGGGACCGATTGTATACCCGGAGCTGATAATAATATCGTCGCCGCGTCCCTCAAACCAGAAGTAGCCGTCCTCGTCTTTGGCCGCCCGGTCACCGGTAATAAAGTATTCACCGCGAATGGAGCCGGCTTTGCGTTCCGGCTCTTTGTAGTACGACTGGAACAAGGCCGGCATGCTCACATGAACGGCAATATCGCCGACCTCGCCCGGAGGAAGGGGAATGCCGTTCTCGTCCACGACATCGATCATCCCCTGGGCGGTCGCACGGCCCATGGAGCCGATCCGGATCGGCGTGTCCTTGAGCGTACCGATCAGCAGCGTGCTTTCCGTCTGCCCGTAGCCGTCACGGATGGTAATGTCGAAATGGCGTTTGAATTCATTGATGACCTCCTGGTTTAGAGGCTCCCCGGCGGATACGGCGCAGCGCAAGCGGGAAAGGTCATAGCGGCCGAGTCCGTCAATTTTGGCCATAAGCCGGTACTCCGTTGGCGTACAGCACATGACGTGAATCTCCCGGTCCTGGATCAGCTGCAAATACCGGTTCGGATGAAAAGATCCGTTGTAGACAAAGCCGGTAGCTCCGTTGCCGAGCACGGACAGAAACGGACTCCATATCCATTTCTGCCAGCCGGGAGCGGCCGTTGCCCATACCGTATCCGATTCATGAATGTCGAGCCACTGCGAAGTGATGCGCAGATGCGCGTAGCCCCAACCGTGGCTGTGAACAACCGCCTTCGGATTGCCTGTGGTGCCGGAAGTGTAAGCGAGAATCGCCATATCGTCCCGGGTGGTGGGAGCCGCAGCAAATGTATCCGGCTGGCCTTCCATCAGCCCCTCCAGTGCCAGCCAGCCGGATTCGGCTTCACCGCCGGCGGCGGAAACCGAGAGGAGGAAATCGAGGGCGGGCAGATCGTCCGCGACCTTATTCACTTCTCCCGTAACCTCCGACCAGGATATGACCGCTCTCGCTTCGGAGTGGCGGAGGCGGTAATCCAGATCCTTCGCGCGCAGCATTTCCGAAGAAGGAATGATGACGAGCCCAAGCTTCAAGCAGGCCAGATATATAACATAGGCGATGATTCGGCGCGGAACCATAACGAGAATCCGGTCGCCCTGACTCAGTCCAAGCTCTGCCAGGCCTCCGGCCAGCCGGTTGGCCCGCTTCAGCAGCTCGCCGTACGTAATTTCCTCGTATTCCCCTTTATCGCTCAACCATTTTAGCGCAAGCTTGCCGGACGGATGGCGTTCCATCTCCGACGTTATATTGTAACGTTCCGGGGCTATCCATTGCTCTTTCATCAACTAATCCATCTCCCATATATGAAAGGTAGTAGCAATTACGATGCTATTATAGCATGAACTCTTAGTACCAGGTACTATTAGTGTTACGAATATATTAACATTCCGGAATGCGGTAAGCCTGCTAAAGCTCGTTTCGTAAGGCCGGATAAATGGGTACTCTCTTTTTGCGGGGAATGATAGTTTGTTCTTTATAAAGTACGATAAAGATGATAAATTAAATACATACCGCAATCTTCATTGTATGGAGACGAGATTTGGAGGGGACAGGATGGGTGCAATTAGCGGAATATATATGATTAATAGCGATAAGGATGCTGCCCCGGCCGGCTCGTCCATTTTTGGGAAAATGAAAGCCTGTTCTTTCCAGCGCACAGGAGAATGGACCGATCAGTTCGTACATTTGGGCTGCGGAATTATTTATAACACGCCTGAGTCCAAAATGGAACATTTACCGCGCTGCAACGAAAGCCAAACTTTGGTCATTACAGCGGACGCGATCATTGACAATCGTGCTGTTTTGCTGGAGAAATTCAAGCTGGAATCTGGGAAATCATCGGTTATAACCGACAGTGAGCTTATTCTCCGGGCCTACGAGACGTGGGGATATTCATGTCCTGAGCATTTGATTGGCGACTATGCTTTTGCCATTTGGGATGCCGGGAAAGAGGAGCTTTTTCTCGCCCGCGACGCTATGGGATCAAGAACGCTATATTACACATATGAGGCTGGTATTTTTTCGTTTTGCACAATAGAAACTCCGCTGTTGGGTCTGTTCGACAAGCAGGCCGAGCTTAATGAAAAATGGATCGCCGACTTTTTGGCGATAGACGGAATTCAACATGAAATGGAATGTGAGGAAACCGTATACCGGGATATTTACCAGCTGCCGCCTGCGCACTATGGAATAGTAAATGCG from Paenibacillus sophorae encodes:
- a CDS encoding retropepsin-like aspartic protease; its protein translation is MNITEEYGLPFVRIVIAFRGKELELNKMLLDTGSASTLFNADLVREIGIVPEENDVVDTIRGVGGVEYVYTKFLEAIHFDGHSISHFQVEIGSVDYGMEIDGIIGFDLMKAIGLIIDTNEMTVNLHL
- the budA gene encoding acetolactate decarboxylase, whose protein sequence is MDNHVIYQASTMIALLSGLYDGTVTFGELKKHGDFGIGTFHQLDGEMIAFDDQFFHLYPDGTAKKVSLDETTPFSSVTFFEQQQTAPLNRTVTRQELEKMLDDLVPSPNLFHAIRIDGHFREVHTRTVPHQDKPYPPFVEVTKSQPSFHFADVDGVIAGFWTPAFAQGIAVAGYHLHFINEARDGGGHVLDFVLEGGEIAICSCTDFQLALPQDDVYLKQDLSVADLERDIMIAEGSY
- a CDS encoding NAD-dependent malic enzyme encodes the protein MIATTMIIRLDIEKSVASFGDVASGIAAAGGDIVAIDVIRAGREITTRDITVNVLDAGNEEIIRVLSDMPGIKVVNVSDRTFLAHLGGKIEIIPKLPIKNREDLSQVYTPGVARVSMAIAEDNSKAYTLTMKRNTVAVVTDGTAVLGLGDIGPEAAMPVMEGKAMLFKQLAGIDAFPLCLDTKDPDEIIRIVKAVSPGFGGINLEDISSPRCFDIERRLAEELDIPVFHDDQHGTAVVALAGLLNALTLVGKTLETAKIVVAGIGAAGVSICNLLLAAGAGHVCAVDREGILCKGVPYTNEEWRILAFSTNPEGIQGLLGEAVKGADVFIGVAGGGILNVEHVQSMAQDSIVFAMANPIPEIQPELAEPHVRVMATGRSDYPNQINNVLCFPGLFRGALDCRSRTVNLEMKLAAARAIAAVVQPDEINELYIIPSIFNEKVVEHVRGAVIEAAIRTGSARRIPPDFSGWQEK
- a CDS encoding acyl-CoA synthetase, which codes for MKEQWIAPERYNITSEMERHPSGKLALKWLSDKGEYEEITYGELLKRANRLAGGLAELGLSQGDRILVMVPRRIIAYVIYLACLKLGLVIIPSSEMLRAKDLDYRLRHSEARAVISWSEVTGEVNKVADDLPALDFLLSVSAAGGEAESGWLALEGLMEGQPDTFAAAPTTRDDMAILAYTSGTTGNPKAVVHSHGWGYAHLRITSQWLDIHESDTVWATAAPGWQKWIWSPFLSVLGNGATGFVYNGSFHPNRYLQLIQDREIHVMCCTPTEYRLMAKIDGLGRYDLSRLRCAVSAGEPLNQEVINEFKRHFDITIRDGYGQTESTLLIGTLKDTPIRIGSMGRATAQGMIDVVDENGIPLPPGEVGDIAVHVSMPALFQSYYKEPERKAGSIRGEYFITGDRAAKDEDGYFWFEGRGDDIIISSGYTIGPFEVEEALMKHPLVKECAVVASPDAIRGHVVKAFVVLKDGITGSPELAKELQAHTKEITAPYKYPRKIEFISDLPKTSSGKIRRVELRAREFAAKA
- the alsS gene encoding acetolactate synthase AlsS → MSTAIAATNGANLVVDSLISQGVPYIFGIPGAKIDSVFDVLRERGPELIVCRHEQNAAFMAAAVGRLTGKPGVCLVTSGPGASNLVTGLATANSESDPVVALAGAVSRADRLKHTHQSMDNAGLFKPVTKYSVEVEHPNNVAEAITNAFREASTAQPGAAFVSLPMDVLLDEAVPFNFGPLTTPQLGAAPSELVEAVAANIRKAKLPVILLGMKASSPEVTSAIRNLIRGTDIPVVETFQAAGVISRDLEEHFMGRVGLFSNQPGDLLLKEADVVLTIGYDPIEYDAHLWNREGVRQVYHLDNRQADFDHDYQPRIELIGDIVLTVEALASHLQGLLFPPESLSLLKELQQKLDQDENDVRSPHSELVHPLDFILTLRRLIDDQVTVTCDVGSHYIWMARYFRCYEPRRLLFSNGMQTLGVAMPWAIAASLVRPGEKAISISGDGGFLFSSMELETAVRLKLPIVHIVWSDGAYNMVAFQQMAKYGRTSGVDFGSIDVVQYAESFGAVGLRVNRPEQLEEVLRCALDQIGPVVVDIPIDYRDSAKLGEKLLPDKAN
- a CDS encoding FxLYD domain-containing protein, whose protein sequence is MYCHQCGAKNAPKQKVCAKCGARLLTAEERQVLLEVAAGAEAVQQPGMAAHRRGETLSSQDDKTGAKGKTSGAGRAFLWLIPLLLAGSVGLALTMYYNYEQSLNREVTALQQRAQKEALAGHYSSAVQLLEEAEGKRPRYTALRQDRELTAKAAELQLQLEKASGQLKEQKLDAGEKALNHIANMVNKRQEPLFAPLKKQLAAGQVKLAVLKVKSELDKLNTVDALAEKLDTVSGLSGQEAAAVKAQIIGKIVGISYAAAERKLRDKDFVGAMAEVDSGLLYAADNKKLIAYRKQIADAKKEFERAEAERIQLAEQKAAEEDLNNRTAAVDVSGLHVVLDDYGDLQISGTVTNKATRPIYSVSINLDIYDSSGSYLGNTYAGVSPYHLEPGETGDFTTWYYGVYSQAQASVVNATWYLE
- a CDS encoding S1C family serine protease, translating into MSKGIWISMIACLLIAGAGAGGTYWIHQSAERDLNEGPLLAAAGQTQTAAQPAAAKAKKTRKEIIEDSQKRVVTIESGEGLGSGFLYNGKGDLLTNAHVVAGSRDVTVRTMSHKEYKGKVIGIGTDTDVAVVRVTELKATQPLQIARSNKAEIGDEILALGSPLGLENTVTTGIISGLGRSFDIEPYTYSNLYQISAPIAPGNSGGPLVSAETGDVLGINSASATDEAGIGFSIPIASVLKQAEAWSEHPMSELPDVSSDDSDDYDGRDTLADSQSTVASFYQSLNAGDYVTAYSLLGSDWQSKTSYEDFRSGYLKTGYISIGTLTAEEQDGGAMVSVDITAEERRDTGTVYQTYRMSYSVGYENGNLKILHGKGKKVD